In Pseudomonas sp. MYb327, one DNA window encodes the following:
- a CDS encoding type II secretion system F family protein, which produces MRFHLKAVGKAGVVSMTVEAPGHSEARRIAEDQGLRVVSLHAERHWRALRLKQRETFNLVLFSQELTTLLNAGLPLIDALESLAEKENAPQARKTLSELVRLLYEGKSFSQALGQLSAVFPPLYVALVQSSEKTGAVGEALGRYVSYRQRMDEVRQKIVSASIYPMLLLVVGGGVVLFLMGYVVPRFSLVFEGLGSNLPWLSQILMSSGMFLHAHQGEFFGALVAIVVTLAFLQRQPSFRRGLDRLIEKLPAVHQRIFMYELARFYRSLGILLQGGIPLVTAMGMVRNLLTPASRMRLDQASERVREGQSLSTALELNHLVTPVSLRLLRAGEQSGNLGQMMERSADFYDEEISRWIEWFVRLFEPLLMTFIGLLIGVIVILMYIPIFELASSIH; this is translated from the coding sequence ATGCGTTTTCACCTCAAAGCAGTAGGCAAGGCTGGTGTGGTGTCCATGACCGTCGAAGCGCCGGGCCACAGCGAGGCCCGGCGCATCGCCGAAGACCAGGGCCTGCGGGTGGTTAGCCTGCACGCCGAGCGACACTGGCGGGCGTTGCGCCTCAAGCAGCGCGAGACGTTCAACCTGGTGTTGTTCAGCCAGGAACTGACAACCCTGCTCAATGCCGGCCTGCCGTTGATCGACGCGCTTGAAAGCCTGGCGGAAAAAGAAAACGCGCCACAGGCCCGCAAGACCTTGAGCGAACTGGTGCGCCTGCTTTATGAAGGCAAATCGTTTTCCCAGGCCTTGGGTCAGTTGTCGGCGGTGTTCCCGCCGCTGTACGTTGCCCTGGTCCAGTCCAGCGAGAAGACCGGCGCCGTGGGAGAAGCCCTGGGCCGATACGTCAGCTATCGCCAGCGCATGGACGAAGTTCGCCAGAAGATCGTCAGCGCGTCGATCTACCCCATGCTGTTGCTGGTGGTGGGCGGTGGCGTGGTGTTGTTTTTGATGGGCTATGTGGTGCCGCGCTTCAGTCTGGTGTTCGAAGGGCTGGGCTCGAACCTGCCATGGCTGTCGCAAATCCTGATGAGCAGCGGCATGTTCCTGCACGCCCATCAGGGCGAATTTTTCGGCGCACTGGTGGCAATCGTCGTCACCCTCGCCTTTCTCCAGCGCCAGCCGTCCTTCCGTCGGGGCCTGGACCGCTTGATCGAAAAACTTCCGGCGGTGCATCAGCGCATCTTCATGTACGAGTTGGCGCGGTTCTACCGGTCCCTGGGAATTCTGCTGCAAGGCGGCATTCCCCTCGTCACCGCCATGGGCATGGTTCGCAACCTGCTCACCCCGGCCTCGCGAATGCGCCTGGATCAGGCCAGCGAACGGGTGCGCGAGGGGCAGTCATTGTCGACGGCCCTGGAACTCAATCATCTGGTGACCCCGGTGTCCCTGCGTTTGCTGCGCGCCGGCGAACAGTCCGGCAACCTCGGGCAGATGATGGAGCGCAGCGCCGACTTCTATGACGAAGAGATCAGTCGCTGGATCGAATGGTTCGTACGTCTGTTCGAACCGTTGCTCATGACCTTCATCGGCCTCTTGATCGGAGTCATCGTGATCCTGATGTACATCCCGATTTTCGAGCTCGCCTCAAGCATTCACTAA
- the gspG gene encoding type II secretion system major pseudopilin GspG, translating into MNQRPCFAPRGFSSKTERGFTLLELLVVLVVLGLLAGIVAPKYFAQLGRSEVKVAKAQIEGLGKALDLYRLEVGHYPSTEQGLQALVTAPSDETRWTGPYLQKKLPQDPWGRNYNYRYPGENGEYDLLSMGKDGQPGGEGENAEVTSWQ; encoded by the coding sequence ATGAATCAACGTCCGTGTTTCGCCCCGCGTGGCTTTTCCTCTAAAACCGAGCGCGGGTTCACCTTGCTGGAACTGTTGGTGGTGCTGGTGGTGCTGGGGCTGTTGGCCGGCATCGTCGCGCCGAAGTATTTCGCGCAACTGGGCCGTTCCGAAGTGAAAGTGGCCAAGGCGCAAATAGAAGGTCTTGGCAAGGCCCTGGACTTGTACCGCCTGGAGGTCGGCCATTACCCGTCGACAGAACAGGGCTTGCAGGCATTGGTCACCGCACCCAGCGACGAAACCCGCTGGACCGGCCCGTACTTGCAGAAAAAACTGCCGCAGGACCCGTGGGGCCGCAATTACAACTACCGCTACCCCGGCGAAAACGGCGAGTACGACCTGCTGTCGATGGGCAAGGACGGCCAACCCGGCGGCGAAGGCGAAAACGCCGAAGTCACCAGTTGGCAGTAA
- a CDS encoding lytic transglycosylase domain-containing protein produces the protein MKTLTTGLLGMMLLASVAQADVFVSKDSKGNFVLSNVHRPGRHYERVIQEPTAALVSLDQQPQMIAAQPYAELVSAAATANELPAALLHAVIKTESAYNPSAVSAQGAGGLMQLMPDTAREMGVKNVYDPKANIQGGARYLKRLMTMFDNDIALAVAAYNAGPQAVLSRGGVIPPFAETQRYVPSVLRQYRRLQGLSADAPL, from the coding sequence ATGAAAACACTCACCACAGGGCTGCTCGGCATGATGCTGCTGGCCAGCGTCGCTCAGGCCGACGTGTTCGTTTCCAAGGACAGCAAGGGCAACTTCGTTTTGTCCAACGTCCACCGCCCCGGTCGCCACTATGAACGGGTGATTCAGGAGCCCACCGCAGCACTGGTCAGCCTCGATCAGCAGCCGCAGATGATCGCCGCCCAACCCTACGCCGAGCTGGTGTCGGCGGCGGCTACGGCCAATGAATTGCCGGCGGCGCTGCTGCATGCGGTGATCAAGACCGAATCGGCCTACAACCCCAGCGCCGTGTCAGCCCAGGGCGCCGGTGGCCTGATGCAATTGATGCCCGACACCGCCCGCGAGATGGGCGTGAAAAACGTCTACGACCCCAAGGCCAATATCCAGGGCGGAGCCCGTTACCTCAAACGCCTGATGACGATGTTCGACAACGACATCGCCCTCGCCGTAGCCGCCTACAACGCCGGGCCGCAAGCGGTGCTCAGCCGTGGCGGAGTGATCCCGCCGTTCGCCGAAACCCAGCGTTATGTGCCCAGCGTACTGCGCCAATACCGGCGTTTGCAGGGCCTGTCGGCGGACGCCCCGCTGTGA